One Mycobacteriales bacterium genomic region harbors:
- a CDS encoding low temperature requirement protein A, producing MTGAVRVPWRRPLAGRDPDEEHRASTPLELLFDLSFVVGVASAAVELHHGVAEGHVGVSVGRYLMVFFAIWWAWMNFTWFASAYDTDDIVYRVLTLVQIVGVLVLAAGVPDAFEREDFRLVTIGYLVMRVPLVAQWFRAARDDPSRRTVALRYGIGVAIVQAFWVLRLALPDSLGLVSFLVLVAVDIAVPLWAERGGPMTRWHPEHIAERYGLFTLIVLGEAILAATTAVQAGRTAQGASAALLEVAGGGILLVFAVWWIYFGHPAADHLREQPNVSFLWGYAHYFVFAAVGALGAGLEVATESVLHEAHSGPRTAAFAVAIPVAVTLLVVGALQGRLAAERPVLARCAAGAVLVLLAALVHPLGLAVLLMGVAGVVLVAAQVIRVGDAHGA from the coding sequence GTGACCGGAGCCGTACGTGTGCCCTGGCGGCGGCCGCTGGCCGGCCGCGATCCCGACGAGGAGCACCGCGCCTCGACCCCGCTGGAGCTGCTGTTCGACCTGAGCTTCGTGGTCGGCGTGGCCTCGGCCGCGGTGGAGCTGCACCACGGGGTGGCCGAGGGCCACGTCGGCGTCTCGGTCGGCCGCTACCTGATGGTGTTCTTCGCGATCTGGTGGGCCTGGATGAACTTCACCTGGTTCGCCTCCGCGTACGACACCGACGACATCGTCTACCGGGTCCTGACCCTGGTCCAGATCGTCGGCGTGCTGGTGCTCGCGGCCGGTGTGCCCGACGCGTTCGAGCGCGAGGACTTCAGGCTCGTGACGATCGGCTACCTGGTCATGCGGGTGCCGCTGGTCGCGCAGTGGTTCCGGGCCGCCCGCGACGACCCGTCCCGCCGTACGGTCGCCCTCCGGTACGGGATCGGCGTCGCGATCGTGCAGGCGTTCTGGGTGCTCCGGCTGGCGCTGCCGGACTCGCTCGGGCTGGTCTCGTTCCTGGTGCTGGTGGCGGTCGACATCGCCGTCCCGCTCTGGGCCGAGCGCGGCGGCCCGATGACCCGCTGGCATCCCGAGCACATCGCCGAGCGGTACGGCCTGTTCACCCTGATCGTGCTGGGCGAGGCGATCCTGGCCGCGACCACCGCGGTGCAGGCGGGCCGGACCGCGCAGGGCGCCTCGGCCGCGCTGCTCGAGGTCGCCGGCGGCGGCATCCTGCTGGTCTTCGCGGTCTGGTGGATCTACTTCGGACACCCGGCCGCCGACCACCTGCGGGAGCAGCCGAACGTCTCGTTCCTCTGGGGGTACGCGCACTACTTCGTCTTCGCCGCCGTCGGCGCGCTCGGGGCCGGGCTGGAGGTGGCGACCGAGTCGGTGCTGCACGAGGCCCACAGCGGCCCGCGTACGGCGGCGTTCGCGGTGGCGATCCCGGTGGCGGTGACGCTGCTGGTGGTCGGCGCGTTGCAGGGCCGGCTCGCGGCCGAGCGTCCGGTGCTGGCGCGGTGCGCGGCCGGCGCGGTGCTGGTGCTGCTGGCCGCGCTGGTGCATCCGCTCGGCCTCGCCGTCCTGCTCATGGGTGTGGCCGGGGTCGTGCTGGTGGCCGCCCAGGTGATCCGGGTAGGAGACGCGCATGGAGCGTGA
- a CDS encoding SigE family RNA polymerase sigma factor: MEFDDFARRELPRLLRYAVVLTGDRELAQDLVQDVLVKSHTQWRRVSAADHPDRYVHTMVTRAFLSWRRRWAVRRIGLDPAGEVDGEPVRDHAAGVVDRDDVWRRLATLPRQQRAVLVLRYYERLSDSEIAEALGCSAGTVRGYASRALSTLRLDLATEADLERGPR; encoded by the coding sequence ATGGAGTTCGACGACTTCGCCCGGCGCGAGCTGCCGAGGCTGCTGCGGTACGCCGTGGTGCTCACCGGCGACCGCGAGCTGGCGCAGGACCTCGTCCAGGACGTGCTCGTCAAGTCGCACACGCAGTGGCGCCGGGTGAGCGCCGCCGACCACCCCGACCGGTACGTCCACACGATGGTGACCAGGGCGTTCCTGTCCTGGCGGCGCCGCTGGGCGGTCCGCCGGATCGGGCTGGACCCGGCCGGTGAGGTGGACGGCGAGCCCGTCCGCGACCACGCCGCCGGGGTCGTCGACCGCGACGACGTCTGGCGCCGGCTGGCCACGCTGCCGCGCCAGCAGCGCGCCGTGCTGGTCCTGCGCTACTACGAACGACTGTCCGACTCCGAGATCGCCGAGGCGCTGGGCTGCTCCGCCGGCACCGTCCGCGGCTACGCCTCCCGCGCGCTGAGCACGCTCCGGCTCGATCTCGCCACCGAAGCCGACCTCGAGAGGGGGCCGCGATGA
- a CDS encoding zinc ribbon domain-containing protein: MPRYEYRCRACGDTFEASRPMAESAVPAPCPAGHDDTVKLLSTVALTGRPTAPVPAARPTRGGTCCGGSCCGN; encoded by the coding sequence GTGCCGCGTTACGAGTACCGCTGCCGCGCCTGCGGGGACACCTTCGAGGCGTCCCGCCCGATGGCCGAGTCGGCCGTGCCCGCGCCCTGCCCGGCCGGCCACGACGACACGGTCAAGCTGCTCTCGACGGTCGCGCTGACCGGCCGGCCGACCGCTCCGGTGCCGGCCGCCCGCCCGACCCGGGGCGGCACCTGCTGCGGCGGCTCCTGCTGCGGCAACTGA
- a CDS encoding DUF3516 domain-containing protein: MELMPAEPDPDAVFEAFALWAKDRGLTLYPAQEEALIEIVSGANVILSTPTGSGKSLVAAGAHFAALASGRRTFYTAPIKALVSEKFFDLCAIFGTSNVGMMTGDASVNATAPIVACTAEVLANIALRDGAGSDVLQVVMDEFHFYADPDRGWAWQVPLIELPRAQFLLMSATLGDVTRFEEDLTRRTGRATAVVHNAVRPVPLFYSYRLTPLHETLEDLLYTKQAPVYVVHFTQAAAVERASALMSVNVSTRAEKDAIAAEIGDFRFTTAFGKNLSRFVRHGIGVHHAGMLPKYRRLVERLAQAGLLKVVCGTDTLGVGVNVPIRTVLFTALSKYDGTRTRLLSAREFHQIAGRAGRAGFDVAGSVVVQAPEHVVDNEKALAKAGDDPKKRRKVVRKKPPEGSIGWGEPTYERLVAADPEPLTSQFRVSHSMLLNVIARPGDAFTAMRHLLEDNDSDRPAQRRLIRESIAIYRSLLAAGVVERLSTPDPTGRTVRLTVDLQDNFALNQPLSTFALAALDLLDRESETYALDAVSVIESTLDQPRQVLSAQEHKARGEAVGAMKAEGIEYDERMELLQEVSYPKPLEELLTAAYGAYRKGHPWVADYELTPKSVVRDLYEQAMTFADFVQHYQLARSEGIVLRYLAGAYKALSQTVPDEAKTEELQDVIAWLGELVRQVDSSLLDEWEQLSNPSQPVPTDGQIESAPAAVTANLRAFRVLVRNALFRRVELAARRQWDALGELDAEDGWHSQQWAEAMADYFAEHDVLLTGADARGPALLVVDERPGRWGVRQIFDDPAGNHDWAITAEVDLAESDDLGRAAVHVTAVDRLDS; this comes from the coding sequence ATGGAACTGATGCCGGCCGAGCCCGATCCGGACGCCGTGTTCGAGGCGTTCGCGCTCTGGGCCAAGGACCGCGGGCTGACGCTCTACCCGGCCCAGGAGGAGGCGCTGATCGAGATCGTCTCCGGCGCCAACGTGATCCTGTCCACCCCGACCGGGTCCGGGAAGAGCCTGGTCGCGGCCGGCGCGCACTTCGCCGCGCTGGCGTCCGGCCGGCGCACCTTCTACACGGCGCCGATCAAGGCCCTGGTGAGCGAGAAGTTCTTCGACCTCTGCGCGATCTTCGGCACCTCGAACGTCGGCATGATGACCGGCGACGCCTCGGTCAACGCGACCGCGCCGATCGTGGCCTGTACGGCCGAGGTGCTGGCCAACATCGCGCTGCGCGACGGCGCCGGATCCGACGTGCTGCAGGTCGTCATGGACGAGTTCCACTTCTACGCCGACCCGGACCGGGGCTGGGCCTGGCAGGTGCCGCTGATCGAGCTGCCGCGGGCGCAGTTCCTGCTCATGTCGGCGACGCTCGGCGACGTCACGCGCTTCGAGGAGGACCTGACCCGCCGCACCGGCCGGGCGACCGCGGTCGTCCACAACGCGGTCCGGCCGGTGCCGCTGTTCTACTCCTACCGGCTGACGCCGCTGCACGAGACGCTGGAGGACCTGCTTTACACCAAGCAGGCCCCGGTGTACGTCGTGCACTTCACCCAGGCCGCCGCGGTCGAGCGGGCGTCCGCCCTGATGAGCGTCAACGTCTCCACCCGGGCCGAGAAGGACGCGATCGCGGCCGAGATCGGCGACTTCCGCTTCACCACCGCGTTCGGCAAGAACCTGTCCCGCTTCGTCCGGCACGGGATCGGCGTGCACCACGCCGGGATGCTGCCGAAGTACCGCCGGCTGGTGGAACGGCTGGCCCAGGCCGGGCTGCTCAAGGTCGTCTGCGGCACCGACACCCTCGGCGTCGGCGTCAACGTGCCGATCCGGACGGTCCTGTTCACCGCACTGTCCAAGTACGACGGGACCCGGACGAGGCTGCTGTCGGCGCGGGAGTTCCACCAGATCGCCGGCCGCGCCGGGCGGGCCGGCTTCGACGTCGCCGGCTCCGTCGTGGTGCAGGCCCCCGAGCACGTCGTGGACAACGAGAAGGCGCTGGCCAAGGCCGGCGACGACCCGAAGAAGCGGCGCAAGGTCGTACGGAAGAAGCCGCCGGAGGGCTCGATCGGCTGGGGCGAGCCGACGTACGAGCGGCTGGTGGCGGCCGACCCGGAACCGCTGACCTCGCAGTTCCGGGTCTCGCACTCGATGCTGCTCAACGTCATCGCCCGGCCCGGGGACGCGTTCACCGCGATGCGGCACCTGCTGGAGGACAACGACTCCGACCGGCCGGCCCAGCGCCGGCTGATCCGGGAGTCGATCGCGATCTACCGCTCGCTGCTGGCCGCCGGGGTGGTCGAGCGACTGTCCACACCGGACCCGACCGGGCGGACGGTGCGGCTGACGGTCGACCTGCAGGACAACTTCGCGCTCAACCAGCCGCTGTCCACGTTCGCGCTGGCCGCTCTCGATCTGCTCGACCGCGAGTCCGAGACGTACGCGCTGGACGCGGTCTCGGTGATCGAGTCCACTCTGGACCAGCCCCGGCAGGTGCTCTCGGCCCAGGAGCACAAGGCCCGGGGCGAGGCGGTCGGGGCGATGAAGGCCGAGGGCATCGAGTACGACGAGCGGATGGAGCTGCTGCAGGAGGTCAGCTACCCCAAGCCGCTGGAGGAGCTGCTGACCGCGGCGTACGGGGCCTACAGGAAGGGCCATCCGTGGGTGGCCGACTACGAGCTGACCCCGAAGTCCGTCGTGCGGGACCTGTACGAACAGGCGATGACGTTCGCCGACTTCGTCCAGCACTACCAGCTGGCGCGGTCGGAGGGGATCGTGCTGCGGTACCTGGCCGGGGCGTACAAGGCGCTGTCCCAGACGGTGCCGGACGAGGCCAAGACCGAGGAGCTGCAGGACGTCATCGCCTGGCTCGGCGAGCTGGTCCGACAGGTCGACTCCAGCCTGCTGGACGAGTGGGAGCAGCTGTCCAACCCGTCCCAGCCGGTGCCGACCGACGGGCAGATCGAGTCGGCGCCGGCCGCGGTCACCGCGAACCTGCGGGCGTTCCGGGTGCTGGTCCGCAACGCGCTGTTCCGCCGGGTCGAGCTGGCCGCCCGCCGGCAGTGGGACGCGCTGGGCGAGCTGGACGCCGAGGACGGCTGGCACTCTCAGCAGTGGGCCGAGGCGATGGCGGACTACTTCGCCGAGCACGACGTGCTGCTCACCGGCGCCGACGCGCGCGGCCCGGCGCTGCTCGTCGTGGACGAGCGGCCGGGCCGCTGGGGCGTACGGCAGATCTTCGACGACCCGGCCGGCAACCACGACTGGGCCATCACCGCCGAGGTCGACCTGGCCGAGTCCGACGACCTCGGCCGGGCCGCGGTCCACGTGACCGCGGTCGACCGCCTCGACAGCTAA
- a CDS encoding peptidase inhibitor family I36 protein, translating into MRFRRSFVIVAAAAAFGANILMGAPAANASGTQAACPADRVCLWFNSNFAGARGDFRVSDANLSNELFNDGPVNANGWLVQVENNSASFQNRSGHTVIFFDLRNCDIDGATRVVAAGEKDNFGAALKNKVSSIIVGDGSPCVNVDQSNA; encoded by the coding sequence GTGAGATTTCGCCGCAGCTTCGTCATCGTCGCCGCCGCTGCCGCATTCGGTGCGAACATCCTGATGGGAGCGCCCGCCGCCAACGCCTCGGGAACTCAGGCGGCCTGCCCCGCCGACCGCGTGTGTCTCTGGTTCAACAGCAACTTCGCCGGGGCCAGAGGCGACTTCAGGGTCAGCGATGCCAACCTGTCCAACGAACTCTTCAATGACGGGCCGGTCAACGCGAATGGCTGGCTGGTGCAGGTCGAAAACAATTCCGCTTCATTCCAGAACCGAAGTGGTCACACGGTCATCTTCTTCGACCTCCGCAACTGCGACATCGACGGCGCCACCCGCGTCGTCGCGGCCGGAGAGAAGGACAACTTCGGGGCCGCGCTGAAGAACAAGGTCTCCTCGATCATCGTCGGCGACGGAAGCCCCTGCGTGAACGTCGATCAGAGCAACGCTTAG
- a CDS encoding esterase-like activity of phytase family protein, whose amino-acid sequence MTGKRTRLGALTGAVLAATLLATAGPAAAAPPAPGSATLIGRAVLPAATFAGGPVSGQYIGAGPIAGQPVPFAHQPVQGFSGLLPVRGTRGDYWALMDNGYGAEENSADSLLRIYRIRPDLTGPKTNGVKVVDHIDLADPDHRVSWTIVNFFTRQRLLTGADFDPESLQQAPDGSFWIGDEFGPFILHFSRSGRLLEAPIADPGLRSPQSPDLEEAQSLRVMDALRQHAQQFGGATPIVSPDFNLLVDNNPATAIASRANPPAGSGVPAASSEILNVATLHTAGFKVVPYTADTAEAIDALLKLGVDGIISDNSDLLHQRLAAFDANGDGVPGDYLLPDGRVDRTRFDAEGHRGSRGLRPENTLPAFEAGLDNLMNTMETDTGITRDGVPVISHDPFLDPAKCRNADGSALPGQILIRDLTARQIQRNFVCDLTLPAFPRQSDDVALSPVAAAYAATHHLDPYTKPRLQDLFDFAAFYARWFSTGPGRHDAGAAAKAANARTVHFNVETKVNPVPALASRTVSAEAFERIDDGLIARNHLQSRVTLQSFDWRTLLLAQQNHPDIATVALWGDSPIFADPTITGSGDGGNLQPVGGNTPWLGGLIWPWRQTLQTLPARVQASGGFEGMAMSPDGRTLYPALEKPLVNPATTTALIAQFDIRSRSYTGTTWAYSYAPGGISIPDLQLYAPGRGVAIERDNSTGTLTGLKEVFAVTLPAGGGTVTKTPVADLLHIADPAGIARRDRFAQPGDLIGDPGQFAMPFVTIEAVVVQDRRTLVIVNDNNYPFSVGRHIGTGRTDDNDVVALRLGQSLPS is encoded by the coding sequence ATGACTGGAAAGCGCACCCGGCTGGGCGCCCTCACCGGGGCTGTCCTGGCCGCGACCCTGCTGGCGACGGCGGGACCCGCCGCCGCGGCCCCGCCCGCTCCCGGCAGCGCCACCCTCATCGGGCGGGCCGTGCTGCCGGCGGCGACGTTCGCCGGCGGTCCGGTGAGCGGGCAGTACATCGGGGCCGGCCCGATCGCCGGGCAGCCGGTGCCGTTCGCGCACCAGCCGGTGCAGGGCTTCTCCGGCCTGCTCCCGGTCCGCGGCACCCGCGGCGACTACTGGGCCCTCATGGACAACGGGTACGGCGCCGAGGAGAACAGCGCCGACTCGCTGCTGCGGATCTACCGGATCCGGCCGGACCTGACCGGCCCGAAGACCAACGGCGTGAAGGTCGTCGACCACATCGACCTGGCCGACCCCGACCACCGGGTGTCCTGGACGATCGTCAACTTCTTCACCCGGCAGCGGCTGCTGACCGGCGCCGACTTCGACCCCGAGTCGCTGCAGCAGGCGCCGGACGGGTCGTTCTGGATCGGCGACGAGTTCGGGCCGTTCATCCTGCACTTCTCCAGGAGCGGCCGGCTGCTGGAGGCGCCGATCGCCGATCCCGGGCTGCGCTCGCCGCAGAGCCCGGACCTGGAGGAGGCCCAGAGCCTGCGGGTGATGGACGCGCTGCGGCAGCACGCGCAGCAGTTCGGCGGCGCGACCCCGATCGTCTCGCCCGACTTCAACCTGCTCGTCGACAACAACCCGGCCACCGCGATCGCGAGCCGGGCCAACCCGCCGGCCGGCTCCGGCGTACCGGCGGCGAGCAGCGAGATCCTCAACGTGGCCACGCTGCACACGGCCGGCTTCAAGGTCGTCCCGTACACGGCGGACACCGCGGAGGCGATCGACGCGCTGCTCAAGCTGGGCGTGGACGGGATCATCAGCGACAACTCCGACCTGCTGCACCAGCGGCTGGCGGCGTTCGACGCCAACGGTGACGGCGTGCCCGGCGACTACCTGCTGCCCGACGGGCGGGTCGACCGGACGAGGTTCGACGCCGAGGGGCACCGCGGCAGCCGCGGGCTGCGCCCGGAGAACACGCTGCCGGCGTTCGAGGCCGGGCTGGACAACCTGATGAACACCATGGAGACCGACACCGGGATCACCCGCGACGGCGTCCCGGTGATCAGCCACGACCCGTTCCTGGACCCGGCCAAGTGCCGCAACGCCGACGGCTCGGCGCTGCCCGGCCAGATCCTCATCCGGGACCTGACCGCGCGGCAGATCCAGCGGAACTTCGTCTGCGATCTCACCCTGCCGGCGTTCCCGCGGCAGAGCGACGACGTGGCGCTGTCCCCGGTCGCGGCGGCGTACGCGGCGACCCACCACCTCGACCCGTACACGAAGCCGAGGCTGCAGGATCTCTTCGACTTCGCCGCCTTCTACGCGCGGTGGTTCTCCACCGGCCCGGGCCGGCACGACGCGGGTGCGGCGGCGAAGGCGGCCAACGCCCGTACGGTCCACTTCAACGTGGAGACCAAGGTCAACCCGGTGCCCGCGCTGGCGTCCCGGACGGTCTCGGCCGAGGCGTTCGAGCGGATCGACGACGGCCTGATCGCCCGCAACCACCTGCAGAGCCGGGTCACGCTGCAGTCCTTCGACTGGCGGACGCTGCTGCTGGCGCAGCAGAACCACCCGGACATCGCGACCGTGGCGCTCTGGGGCGACTCGCCGATCTTCGCCGACCCGACGATCACCGGCAGCGGTGACGGCGGCAACCTGCAGCCGGTCGGCGGCAACACGCCGTGGCTGGGCGGGCTGATCTGGCCCTGGCGGCAGACGCTGCAGACGCTGCCGGCCCGGGTCCAGGCCAGCGGCGGGTTCGAGGGCATGGCGATGTCGCCGGACGGGCGGACCCTCTACCCGGCGCTGGAGAAGCCGCTGGTGAACCCGGCGACGACGACCGCGCTGATCGCGCAGTTCGACATCCGCAGCCGGTCCTACACCGGCACGACCTGGGCGTACTCGTACGCGCCGGGCGGGATCAGCATCCCGGACCTCCAGCTGTACGCACCGGGTCGCGGCGTCGCCATCGAGCGCGACAACTCGACCGGCACGCTGACCGGCCTCAAGGAGGTCTTCGCGGTGACGCTGCCGGCCGGCGGCGGCACCGTCACCAAGACGCCCGTGGCGGACCTGCTGCACATCGCCGACCCGGCCGGGATCGCGCGCCGGGACCGGTTCGCGCAGCCCGGTGACCTGATCGGGGATCCCGGTCAGTTCGCGATGCCGTTCGTGACGATCGAGGCGGTCGTGGTGCAGGACCGGCGGACGCTGGTGATCGTGAACGACAACAACTACCCGTTCAGCGTGGGCCGGCACATCGGGACCGGACGGACCGACGACAACGACGTCGTCGCGCTCCGGCTGGGCCAGTCACTGCCGAGCTAG